The Alicyclobacillus macrosporangiidus CPP55 genome segment CGGGAGGAGAACCGGCGGTTGTGGGAGGCGTTTGTGCGGTGGCTGGGGGATGGCGGGGCTTCGGGGGCGGCGCGTGAGCCACGTTTTGAGGTGGACTCGGGGGGTACAACCAAAAACCTTGTTATCGTGTGAGCGCGGCGGAATGGTAAAAACAAAATCGTGTTGAACATGCGCGTCTGGCGGCCGCATAAATGCAAAAGGTGCATTTAAATGGCGATCGGCCCGGCGATGAACGGGCATGTAAGTAAAGAATCGACGTTATGTGGTGCTGCGGGCGGGAACATAAAGGCAAATCTGTGACAATCGGCGCGGGAGCAGGCGAATGGAAGAGCAAAAATGTGAATAGGCCCTTGGAGACGGCGCGAGTCCCCACGCGTGGCCCGAGTCCCTTCGCGGAACGGGTTGACGGCCCTGCCGATCTCGCCCAAGATGGAGGACATAGAGACCCGGCCACGCCTTTCGGGGGGGGGGTTGAGATACCGGAGGATCCCCGGTTCCAACCTCCTGGCTCGAAGGCGATGGGGTGCGCCAGGGCCGGGCGAAACGATGGAAGGAGGCCGCCGACCATGAAGAACAGCACTGTAGAGGAGACCCAGACCGGTCCCGGCGGCCGTTGGCGGGACACCTGGGCCGAGGTGGACCTGGGTGCCATTATGGAAAACGTGCGATCGATCCGCCGTCACATTCGCCGCCCTGCCGGCCCCGGTGGCCACACCGAGCCCGGTCCGAAGCTCATGGCGGTGGTCAAGGCGGACGCCTACGGGCACGGCGCCGTGCCGGTCGCCCGAGCTGCGCTGGCCGCCGGGGCCGATTGGCTCGGCGTGGCCACGCTGGGTGAAGCGATGGAGTTGCGTGAGGCGGGCCTCCGCGCCCCGATCCTGGTGCTCGGCTACGTCGATGCGCAGCACGCGCCCATCGCGGCGGACGCTGGCGTCACGCTGACCATCGCCTCCCTGACGCACGCCTTCGCCCTGGCCGAGACGGCGCTTTCGCAGCCCCTGTCGGTGCACCTGAAGCTCGACAGCGGCATGAGCCGCATTGGCGTGCGCACGGGGGAGGAGGTGCACCAGGTCGCTGCTGCTCTCAACGGTACGCCCGTGCGCGTGACAGGCGCCTTCACCCACTTCGCCCGCGCGGACGAGGCGGACCTCGCCCCGGCCCTGGAGCAGTGGGAGCGGGCGCAACCTCTGTTCGACGCGGTTCGATCCCGCTGGCCCGCCGATGCCCTCCTCCTGCACGCCGCCAACTCGGCGGCCATCCTGGCGTTGCCCGCCGCGCATCTGGACATGGTGCGGCTCGGCATCAGCCTGTACGGCGTGTATCCGTCGGGCGAGGTGGCGCGCACCGTGCCGCTGCGGCAGGCCATGCGCCTGTACACGCGGGTGGTCCAGGTCAAGCGCGTCCCGGCCGGAACGGCGGTGAGCTACGGCGGCACCCACGTGACCGAGGCGCCGGCGGTGCTGGCCACGTTGCCCATCGGCTATGCGGACGGGCTGCTGCGCGCGCTCTCGAACCGCGGGTATGTCCAGATCCGCGGCGCCCGCTGCCCGATGGTGGGGCGGGTGTGCATGGACCAGGTGGTGGTGGACGCGACGGCGGTGCCGGACATTCAGGAGGGCGACGTGGCGACGGTGTACGACGAGCACTCTCTGGCCGATCTCGCGGATCGCGCGGGCACCATCCCGTACGAGTTGCTCTGTGCCATCTCGCGGCGCGTCCCGCGCGTCTACCGCCAACCCGAGTGACGGCGGAGCCGGTCCGCCTCTCCGTAGCCGAGGGAGGACGAGCCCGCGGGCACGTCAGGCCTGAACGGCCAGGACTTCTTTGGCGCGCCTGAAAAACGCGGGGAATTCTGCCGCCAGGTCGTACGGATCGGTCTCGACGAAGGTGCGCAGGCGGCTGCGCTGTACGGCGTCCAGTTCCGGTTCACGCTGGAGGATTTGCTCGCCGCAGGTGGCCAACAGGTGCCGTGTCCAGGCTTGCGGGGATTCAAAATACTGCAGCACGTCGGCGAGGGCAAACGGTGAGATGAGGCCCTCCGCTGCGGCGTCGCGGAATACCGATTCGTCCATCACCAGCGGGGTGTGCACGCGCACCCCGCGCGCCTCCAACAGGTTTCTTCCCTCCTGGCCGCGCACCGCGACCGTGAATGTGTCCTCACACGTCATCCCCGCCGCGGTCAACGCGGGCAACCAATTCCTCACATAACTTGATCCCGTGTTCAAGATATCCGATACGTGTACCACACGGACGGGCTCCGCACCCGGCTGCAGGATGGAGGGCCGGTCCGACCAAGCGGTGCCATTTTTATATAGGTACACATGAGGGATACCCAGCGTCTGTGCGAGGGGGATGGAGAAGAACCAGTCGCGCCGCTCACCGCCCGAAATCGCCGCCGGCGGGTCGGGGAACATGCGGGTGAACGTCGCAGAGAGCAGGGAGATGGCCTCTTGGTAGCCGGCGTCGGATTGCCAGGCTGCCAGGACGAGATCGTGAATCTGCGGGGCGCGTTGGCTGGCTTCCGCCGTGCTGGCGAGGATCTGGTTCATGCGGGAGAGCGTGCCGGCGACGTGATCCCCTGCGATCCGTTCCACGTTGATGTAGAAAGGGCCGGGTTTGCCGGACGTGTACCAGAACGGAAGGTCACCGGGGGTCTGCCGCACCCGGATGGCCTGGGAGCGGACGAGGCGGCTAAGCAACAGGCGCTGGGTGGCATTGGCATCCATGAGTGTCACCTTTCTTGACGTGTTCCGTGATAGAATAAAAAGAATCCGTTCTCCCATACGCGATAAGGGGTCTCGCGGGCATTTAAGTCAAGATTATACGTGGCCGCCGGCCGGGGTGCAAGCGAAGGGAGGGAGCTCGCATGGGCGTCTCGGTGCGCGAAGCGTTGGAGGTCGGGGGTCTCCGCCGGTGCCGGGTGGTGGCTGGTCGGGCGGGGTTGGATCGGGAGATCCAGTACGTGACGGTGATGGAGGTCCCGGACATCATCCGCTGGTTGAAGGGGTCGGATCTTCTGCTGACCAGTCTGTACGCGGTGAAGGACCGTTCTTCCGCTTTGCATCGGCTTGTGGAGGACCTTGCGGCCAACGGGACCGCGGCGCTCGCCGTCAAACCCCAGTACTTCGCCGGACAGGTGCCGGATGAGATCCTGCAGGCGGGGGAGCGGCTCGGCTTCCCGATTCTCGAGATTCCTCAGGATGTCTCCTACCTGGACATCATCACGCCGCTGATGGAGACGATCTTCCAACGGGATCGACAGCTCCGGGACGATTTGGAGGAGGAGTTCTTTAAATGGATCACGGAGCTGGCCATGGACGGGCAGAATTCGGCCGCGATCCTCGGTGCGATGCGGGAGTGGATGGGTAACCAGGTGACGCTGGAGACGGTGTTCGCACCTGCACCGGAGGTGGAGCCGCTGGGGATAGAGGCACGCCGAGCGCTGTTGGAAGCCCGTCGTTCATTGCCGATGACCCGCCGCCTGGCCGGCCGGCCGACCGCCTGCATCGTGACGCCCATCATCCTGCACCGTGAACTGCAAGGGTGTGTGACGTGCTGGGAGACAGAGCGCCCATTCCAACCTTCAGATGTATATGTGCTGGAGCGGGTGGCCCCGCTGTTCTCACTGGAGATCCTGAAGCTCGCCACGGAGCTGGACGTCGAGCGGCGCCACCAGGAAGGCTTTCTGTCCGACCTGCTCGTCGGGTATCGGTATTCGCCGGCGCAGATCCGTGAGAAAGAGGTCCGCTACGGTTGGAATCTGTCACAACCGTTCGTCGTCATCTCCATCGCCGCGTCGGATATGAGGGATGGCGCCCGCTCTGCGGAAGACGAGGCAACGGGGCCGGTGGACGAGGCGGTGGTGCGGACGGTGCAGCGGTTCACCCGTGCGCATGCGCCGTCCGCGATCGCGGTGTCGAGGTTCGACGCGGTGGTGGTCCTGTTCCCGCAGGCGTGTGCGGACGGCGACCCGCTGGTTCAGGCGGCCCGCTCGTTCGCCGAGCGACTGAGCCGCCACCTGCACGACGTGCTCCCCGAGTGGCGGTTCACGCTTGGGGTCTCACGGCCGTATGCAGGCGCGAGCGGGATCGCGGAAGGCTACCGGGAGGCGAGTCACGCGGCCCGACTCGGGCACACCGCCTGGAGCACCCCATCTGTCATCGCGTACGCGGAACTCGGCGTGTACCGGTTCCTGCGCGAGGCGGGAGACTGGGAAGAGATGCGCCGGTTTGAGGAGGAGACGGTCGGCCGCCTGGCCGCGTATGACCAGCGGCATCAGGGGGAGTTGCTGAAGACGCTGGCGGCCTACCTTGCGCACAACTGCAACCTGAGTGAGACGGCCGACGCGCTGTTCATCCACACCAACACCCTGAAGTACCGTTTGAAGCGGATCGAGGAGATCACGGGGCGAAGTCTGGCCGACGCGGAAGGGCGCCTTCAACTTCACCTGGGGATGAAAATCCGCGCCTTGCTGGACGCTGAGGGGTAGAGCGGGCGTTTGTGGGTTCGGACAAATCGGCCACCGAATTCCCGTCCGTGCCCACAAATGACGATGCCGCGCGCCGCATGCCAAAATGGTACAAACAGTCTGATTCGAACTAAGAAGGAGGAGTGGATGTGTCTGAACCCGTACTCCAAGTGCGCGATGCGGCGCGAGCGGTGGAGGAAGGGCTGAACCGCTACCACTGGAAGACGCTGTGGTCCTCGATGGCGGGCTACGCCATGGATGGGCTGGACCTGATGGTGCTGTCTTACGTGTTGTCCTTGGTGATGAAAGACCTTCACCTGACCTCGGCGCAGGCGGGCAGCATCTCGACCATCACCTTGATGGGGTCGGTGTTGGGGGGATACCTGTTCGGAATTCTCGCCGACATCTACGGGCGCGTGCGGACGTTTGCCTACAGCATTCTCATTTTCTCCATCTTCACCGGGTTGACCGCATTCGTCCACAACCTGTTCTGGTTCGATGTGACGCGCTTTATCGCCGGGATTGGGCTCGGCGGAGAGTTCGGCATCGGCATGACGCTGGTCAGCGAGGCCTGGCCGAAGACGCACCGGTCACGCGCGACGTCGGTGGTGGCCATCGGGTTTCAATTCGGCATGATCATCGCATTGTTGTGCTCGATGGTGTTCGTACCCCGGTTCGGGTGGCAGAGTGCGTTCTTGATTGGGGCTCTGCCTGCCCTGTTCGCCTGGTGGAGCCGGCGTAACCTGGAGGAGCCGGAGATCTGGCGGCAGCGCCAGGCGCGCGGCGGCGACAAGGCGTTCCCGTTGGCCAAGTTGTTCGACTCTCCGCGCCGGGCGGGGATCACCATCGGCCTGGTGATCATGACGAGCGTGCAGAACTTCGGATTTTACGGCATCATGACCTGGCTGCCGACCATGCTGGCCAAGCAGCTCGGCTTTTCGTTCAACAAATCCCTCACCTGGACCCTGGTCACCATCCTCGGGATGATGACGGGAATCCTGTTGTTCGGCCAGCTGTCCGACCGCTGGGGGCGAAAGCCGTCCTATCTGGTGTTCCAGTTCGGCTCCGCGCTGATTGTCTGGTTGTTCTTCCACCAGAGCAGTCCCAGCGTCCTCCTGGTGCTCGGTTTTCTGATGGGATTCTTGGTCGACGGCATGATGGGCGGATACGGCGCCAGCATGGCGGAACATTATCCGACCGAGGCACGGTCGACTGCCGAGAACTTCATCTTCAACACCGGCCGCGCGGTGGGCGGTTTTGGACCGTACGTGATCGGCTCTCTCGCGATGTATCACTCCCTCAGCTGGGCGATGGGGCTGTTGTCCGCCATCTACATCCTGGCGGCGCTGGCGGTGATCTTTCTCGTGCCGGAGTCCAAAAACAAGGCGCTGGCGTGACCCCGGATAGCAACGCGTTTCCACATCCGCCTGCGGCACTCGCCGCAGGCCTTTTGGTTTTCGTTCGGCCACAGACGGTTGTGTCCCTTTCGTAGGAAACTCCAAAAAGACGGTTCGCGATTCGTCGGACCAGACATATGGGAGGGGCGTGAATTTTCTTATACTACCGGTACCACCGGCAGCGGCGGTTTCTCCCCGGGGGCTTCGACGGAGGGATTTCCCGTCAGAACACCGCCGGTTGAGCGGACACAAGGAGGTCTGAAGGATGGGGGCGGAACCTGTGCACCGGCATGTTTCGCAGGCGGATGCATGTGCGCGGCCCAGGGAAGTGGCACCCAGCGCCAGCGGATCCTCTTGGCTGGCTGATCAGATCGCCCAATTCGCCCGCTTCGGGGCGGAGGAGGGCGGCGGGGTGACGCGGCTCGCGTATTCCGACGCGGATGTGCAGGCCAGGCGCTGGTTTCTCCGCCTGTGCCGGGAGATGGACTTGGACGTCCGGATCGATCCGGTGGGAAACATCATCGCACGCCGTCCGGGCCTGGCACCGGACCTCCCGGCGGTGGCGATGGGATCTCACCTCGACACAGTCATCCGGGGTGGCCATTACGACGGGGTGCTCGGGGTGGTGGCGGCGCTCGACGTCATTCGGCGGTTGCAGCAGCGGCGCATCCAGACCGTCCACCCGCTCGAGGTGATGGTGTTCGCGGCGGAGGAGTCGACCCGGTTCGGCGTGGCCACCATCGGCAGCAAGGCGATGGCGGGGCTTTTGGATGCAGACCGGGCGGCGGGCTGGCGGGACCGGGAAGGCCGGACGTTTGCTGAGGTGTTGGCGGCCAGGGGGCTGGACCTGCGTGCGGCGCCGTCCGCGCGGCGGACGGAAGGGGAGCTGCGGGCGTTTTTGGAACTGCACATCGAACAGGGGCCGGAGCTGGAGGCCTCCGGGTTCCAGATCGGCGTCGTGCACGCCATCGCGGCCCCGACCCGGCTGCGCGTCCGCGTGGAGGGGACACCGGGCCACTCCGGCACCACGCCCATGACGTTGCGCCAGGACGCCCTGGCCGCGGCCGCCGAGGTGGTGCTGGCGGTGGAACGCTTGGCGCGGGCGGAGACCGAGCACCGGTCGGTGGGCACCGTCGGGGTCCTGCAGGCGGAACCGGGATCGCCCAACACCATTCCGGGTCGGGTCGAGATGGTGGCGGAGTTCCGGAGCGTCGACGCGGAGGCGAAGCGCAAACTGGTGGCGCAACTGATGCACGAGATCCATGAGATCGAACACGCCCGCGGCGTGCGGGCCGAGGTGGAGGTCCTGAGCGACGAATCACCGGTCCGGTTGGACGGGGACATCCGCCGATGCATCGCGCGGGTGTGTGCCGGCCGGGGCATTCGGTGGCAGGAGATGGCCAGCGGGGCCGGGCACGACGCGATGAACATGGCGCGCCTGTGCCCTGCCGGATTGGTGTTCATCCCCTGCCGCGACGGGATCAGCCACCACCCGGACGAGTACGCGCGGGAAAGAGACATGCAAACAGGGGTAGACGTGCTGTTGGATACGGTGTTGGCTTTGGCGGGAGCGCGTCAGGAGGGACAGCCATGAGGATCTGCATTCGCGGCGGTTGGGTGGTGGACCCGAAGCGAGCCCAGGGGTACCAGGCGGACGTGTTGTTGGAGGGGGATCGCATCACGGCGATCGCGCCGGACCTGGACGCCCCGGGGGCGGCGGATGTAGACGCGCGCGGGTGTTACGTCACGCCCGGGCTGGTGGACATCCACGTCCACCTGCGCGATCCCGGCTTCCCCGACAAGGAGACGATTGCCAGCGGGTCGCGGGCGGCCGCGGCGGGTGGCGTGACGAGCGTGGTGTGTATGCCGAACACCCGTCCGGCCATCGATCACCCGGACGTGGTGAGATATGTGAAGGAAACCGCCGCCGCGGCGTCGGTGGTGCGGGTGTACCCGGCCGGCGCCATGACGAAGGGCCAGCAGGGGACGGAGATGACCGATTTTCGGGCGCTGGCCGAAGCCGGCGTGGTGACCTTCACGGAAGACGGCAAGTCCGTGATGGATCCCCTCGTGTTGATGCAGGCGTTCACAGCCGCCGCCGAGCTGGGGATGCCCATCACCTCCCACTGCGAGGACCATCACCTGGTGCGAACCGGGGCGATGCATCGCGGGTGGGTCAGCGAACGCCTCGGGGACCCCGGCATTCCGGCGCTGGCGGAAGACCTGATTGTGGCGCGGGACATTCTGTTCGCGCAACACACTGGGGCACGCCTGCACATTCAGCACGTGACGACGGAGTCGGCGGTGCAGCTGATCCGGGAAGCCAAGGCCCGCGGCGTGAAGGTCACGGCAGAGGCCACGCCGCACCACTTCTCGCTGACCCACGAGGTGTTGCTCGAACACGGGGCGCTCGCGAAGGTGAATCCGCCCCTGCGGACCCAGCGGGATGTCGACGCCGTGGTCGCCGGGCTGATGGACGGCACCATCGACGCCATCGCCACCGATCACGCGCCGCACACCTGGGAAGAGAAGCAGCAGGGGCTGGCCGCCGCGCCGTTCGGATTTGTCGGCTTGGAGACGCTGGTCGGCGTGACGTTTACCCACCTCGTCCATACGGGGAAACTGTCCGTGCCCGAGGTGATCGCCAAATTGACCGTGAATCCGGCGCGAATCATGGGCCTGCCGGAACCTCGGCTGGAGGCGGGGGCGGTGGCGGACGTCACCGTGATCGATCCGAACCTGGAGTGGGTGGTCGATCCCACTTCCTTCGAAACCCGCGCCAAACACAGCCCGATGGCCGGCATGCGCCTGCGCGGGAAACCGGTGTACACGTTCGTCGGCGGGCGGATGGTGTACGCCCACGGGCGGGGGATCCTGTCATGATGCAGGTGCAGGCCATCGTGCTGGGGAACGACTGGGTGAATCGCCGGTACAAGCACATGTCCGTGTATGCGCCGCAGGTGGCCGGGCTGTGTCAAGCCGGGCAGTTTTTCCACATCCGCTGCTCCGACGACGTGACGCCCCTGCTCCGCCGCCCGATGAGCATCTACCGGTACGAACCGGAGCGGGGAGAGGTCCACTTCCTCTACCATGTGAAAGGGCAGGGCACGCAATGGCTGGCCGCCCGCAAGCCGGGTGACGCGGTGGACCTGTTCGGGCCGCTCGGGCGGGGTTTTTGGATCCGTCCCGGTTGGCGGCGCATCCTCGTCCTGGCGCGGGGGGTGGGGCTCGCCACGCTGGCGCCTGTGGCCCGCATGGCCCAGGAGCAAGGCATCGGGACCATCGCTGTGTTGAGTGCGCGCACGGCGGAGGATGTGTTGTCCAAGGACGAGATGGAGCGGTTCGGGGCGCGCGTGATGGTGGTCCTGGACGAGGACGGGACGAGTGAGGTGGCAGCGGTGGAGCGGCTGGTGCGCGAAGTGGTGGAACGGGAGCGCGTGGATGCGCTGTTCACCTGCGGGTCGCGCCGCCTGACGCGGCTGCTGCAACGCGTGGCGCGGGACACCGGGCTGCCAGGGCAGGTGGCCCTGGAAGAGAACATGGGTTGCGGATTGGGCATGTGTTTTTGCTGCGTGCGGCCGTTTTGGCGCGGCGGTGAGCGCGTGAACCTGCGGGTGTGCGCGGACGGCCCCGTGTTCGATCTGAGCGAGGTGTTGGAGGCGTGAGCGGGATCGACATGACGGTGGAGCTGGGCGGGCTGCGGTTGAAAAATCCGGTGATGCCCGCGTCCGGGACGTTCGCGGAAGAATTGACGCACGTCCTCGACATCTCCCGCTTCGGGGCGGTCGTGACCAAAAGCGTGACGCCGGAAGCCAGGCTGGGCAATCCGGGACCGCGCGTGGCCGAAACGGCTGCCGGGATGATCAACGCGGTGGGGATCCAGAGCAAAGGGGCGGACGCCTTCCTCGCCCACACGGTGCCGTTCTACCGGCGGTTCGATGTGCCGCTCATCGCGAGCATCTCGGCGGAGACCGCGGACCAGTTCGCCGCCTTGGCGGCGAAGCTGTCCGTTGACGGGGTGGCCGCCCTGGAGGTGAACATCTCGTGTCCCAACCTGGAAGATGACGGCCGCTCGTTCGCCATGGACCCGGGGCAGACGGCACGCGTGTTGGAGAAGATCAGGCGGGTGACGGATCTGCCGCTCTTCGCCAAGCTGACGCCCAACACCGGGGACATCGTGGCGGTCGCGCTCGCGGCGGAGCAGGCGGGGGCGGACGCCGTCGTGATCGCCAACACCATTCTCGCCATGGCCATCGATGTGGAGACTCGCCGTCCCAAGGTCGGGAACGGGATGGGGGGCTTGTCGGGGCCAGCCATCAAACCGATCATCGTGCGCATGGTGTACCAGGCGGCCCGACGGTTGCGCGTCCCCATCATCGGCTGCGGTGGCATCTGCAGCGCGGAAGACGCCATCGAGTACATGCTGGCGGGCGCGACGGCGGTGCAGGTGGGCACGTACACGTTTTTGCAACCGGCGGGAATGCTGGACATCCTCGCTGGGATGGAAGCGTACGCGTTGCGGCACGGGGTGACGCGGATCCGCGATCTGGTCGGCGCGGTGGAATGGCCGACGCGGCGTGAACAGGTTTCCACAAATTCTTCGGACCGATTGGGAGGCGGAGGCGGTATAATGGCCTGTGGAGTGTGATGAAGGAGTCGATGGCCGATGGCGAGATCGAGGCTGAGAAAGGCGAAGGCGGGCAAGCCGGAGAAACCCGTCGAGCGCTCTCTGACGTGGCGGGCGAACTTCCTCTACGGGATGACGTTTATAGCCTGCCTGTCGCTGATCTTGCGCTTAGGCTACCTGCAGATCGCGCGCGGTGAAGAGTTCCGCCAGACGGCGGCCACCGCCCGCGAGGACACCATCCCGGTGCTGCCGGCCCGGGGGCGCATCTACGACGCGAACGGCAACCTGCTCGCGTACGACAAGCCAGCGTACGCCCTCTATCTGGCCAACGACCGATCGCTCAAGCCACAGTTTCCGGCCATCGCCGCCAAACTGGCACCGGTTCTGAAGGTCAAGGAGAGCGATCTGCTCGAGACCATGCAAAAACAGACGTACCTGTCGCAGATCCAGCTGGCGACGGGGTTGACGGACCAGCAGCTGGCGTGGGTGGAAGAGCACCGCTCGGACCTGCCGGGCGTCGACGTCATGGTGGAGTCGCAGCGGACCTATCCCTACGGGGTGCTGGCTGGACAGGTGCTCGGGTACACGGGCCCGATCACGCAGGATACGTACAACCACTACGTGAATGACTTGCATTACCTGCAGACGCAGAAAGTCGGTGTTGCCGGTCTGGAGTTGCAGTATGAGAGCGTTCTGCAGGGCCAGAAGGGCAAGCAGATCGTCCAGGTCAACAGCAACGGCAATCCCATTCAGACGCTGGACTATGACCCGGCGCCGGTGCCGGGGGCGAACCTGCAACTGACGCTGGACGGCCACCTGCAGGCCATCGCTCAGCAGGCGTTAATGGATGCTGTTGAAAAGTCAAAGTACAGCCAATACATCCACGACGCGGAGGCGGTCGTGCTCGACGTGAAGACGGGCGGCGTGCTGGCGATGGCCAGCTATCCTTACCTCGATCCCAACTGGTACATTGGCGGATCGAAGACGCTCAACCCGCACCTGCACTATCTCGCGTCGTCGGGGGCGCAGCTGAACAACGTGATCCAGAGCCCGCGCACGCCTGGATCGACCGTCAAGATGGCGAACCTGGTGACCGCGCTGAAGACGGGCGTGGTGAGCCCGGACACGGTGTTTCAGGACCACACCATTACCCGCATCGGCGCGGACGCGCGCCTCAGCGACAACGGCGAGTACCACGGACTGGTGACGCCGGTCAAGGCGATCGCGGTGTCCTGCGACACCTTCTTCTACGAGGTGGGCCTGTGGCTCGGCAAGTGGATGGGTGCCGACGCGTCGAGCGGCGGCGGCTTTACGGGGGCGTCGTCGTACCGGCAGTGGCTCAACACCCAGTTCGCCCGCGGCATCACCACCCTCTTTCAGGGGGAGCGGGATTTCGGGCTGGGGGCCAAGACGGGGATCGACCTTCCGGGTGAGGTGGCGGGCCGCTTTTACGTGGAGGATTCCCGCAAGCAGATGCAGCGCGTTCAGCTGGACCTGGACAAGGCGGAGCAGTCGTTGCAGAAAAACGGCAGCTACCCGATGTACGGCTCCCCGGTCGACCTGGCGTTCGCGGGCATCGGGCAGACGCAGCAGTTCACGCCGATTGAGCTCGCGCAGTACGCGGCCACCATCGCCAACAACGGCGTGCGATTGCAGCCGCATCTGCTGGCGAAGATCATCCCGCAGGACGGGAGCCCGCCGGAGGTGTTCAAGCCGGTGGTGCAGGCGAAGCTGAACATCCCAACGCAGTACTTGCAGATTGTGCAGGAGGGCATGCACGAGGCGACTACCGTCGGGACGGCGGCAGGGGCGTTCCAGGGGGCACCGTATCAGGCGGCGGGCAAGACGGGGACCGCCCAGATCACGGAGGGCGGTGTGCCCATGGACAACTCGGTGTTCGTCGGCTACGCGCCGTTCGATAACCCGCAAATTGCGATTTGCGTCATGATCCCGGGTGCTGGTTACGGCGCGGATGCGGCGGCGCCGGTGGCACGCCAGCTGATGGACGCTTACTTCCAGGAGCACCACCAGTTCTTCCCGAAAGAACAGTGGCAGGACACCCAAATCCCGGCGGACTACAAGCAGTGGTCCTCGTACGTCAAGCCGGAGCAGGCGCAGTGAGCCAAGGTTGAAGGACGTCAAGGGTTGAAGTTTCTCAAGCCAGGCCAACGTGGAAGTTGCCAGGCACAAAGCGAGGATGCCCATCCCCCTGCCTAGGGCAGGGGGATTTTTCTAGGGACCGGAGGCAGGAATCCACTCCGTAGGTGTCGAACTCTGCTGTCGGATGATGGAGCATTTCGACGGCAGACGACACCGACGGAGGGATGATGTGAAACACAGGATCTGGATGGCCGTCGCCGCGTCGTCGATGCTGTGTCTGACGATGGCGGTGCCGGCGTCGGAAGCGAATGAGTTGACGCAAAAACAGGCTCAGATGCAAGCTCTTCAAGCCCAGGC includes the following:
- a CDS encoding dihydroorotate dehydrogenase electron transfer subunit, with protein sequence MMQVQAIVLGNDWVNRRYKHMSVYAPQVAGLCQAGQFFHIRCSDDVTPLLRRPMSIYRYEPERGEVHFLYHVKGQGTQWLAARKPGDAVDLFGPLGRGFWIRPGWRRILVLARGVGLATLAPVARMAQEQGIGTIAVLSARTAEDVLSKDEMERFGARVMVVLDEDGTSEVAAVERLVREVVERERVDALFTCGSRRLTRLLQRVARDTGLPGQVALEENMGCGLGMCFCCVRPFWRGGERVNLRVCADGPVFDLSEVLEA
- a CDS encoding MFS transporter, whose protein sequence is MSEPVLQVRDAARAVEEGLNRYHWKTLWSSMAGYAMDGLDLMVLSYVLSLVMKDLHLTSAQAGSISTITLMGSVLGGYLFGILADIYGRVRTFAYSILIFSIFTGLTAFVHNLFWFDVTRFIAGIGLGGEFGIGMTLVSEAWPKTHRSRATSVVAIGFQFGMIIALLCSMVFVPRFGWQSAFLIGALPALFAWWSRRNLEEPEIWRQRQARGGDKAFPLAKLFDSPRRAGITIGLVIMTSVQNFGFYGIMTWLPTMLAKQLGFSFNKSLTWTLVTILGMMTGILLFGQLSDRWGRKPSYLVFQFGSALIVWLFFHQSSPSVLLVLGFLMGFLVDGMMGGYGASMAEHYPTEARSTAENFIFNTGRAVGGFGPYVIGSLAMYHSLSWAMGLLSAIYILAALAVIFLVPESKNKALA
- a CDS encoding PucR family transcriptional regulator, with amino-acid sequence MGVSVREALEVGGLRRCRVVAGRAGLDREIQYVTVMEVPDIIRWLKGSDLLLTSLYAVKDRSSALHRLVEDLAANGTAALAVKPQYFAGQVPDEILQAGERLGFPILEIPQDVSYLDIITPLMETIFQRDRQLRDDLEEEFFKWITELAMDGQNSAAILGAMREWMGNQVTLETVFAPAPEVEPLGIEARRALLEARRSLPMTRRLAGRPTACIVTPIILHRELQGCVTCWETERPFQPSDVYVLERVAPLFSLEILKLATELDVERRHQEGFLSDLLVGYRYSPAQIREKEVRYGWNLSQPFVVISIAASDMRDGARSAEDEATGPVDEAVVRTVQRFTRAHAPSAIAVSRFDAVVVLFPQACADGDPLVQAARSFAERLSRHLHDVLPEWRFTLGVSRPYAGASGIAEGYREASHAARLGHTAWSTPSVIAYAELGVYRFLREAGDWEEMRRFEEETVGRLAAYDQRHQGELLKTLAAYLAHNCNLSETADALFIHTNTLKYRLKRIEEITGRSLADAEGRLQLHLGMKIRALLDAEG
- the alr gene encoding alanine racemase, producing MKNSTVEETQTGPGGRWRDTWAEVDLGAIMENVRSIRRHIRRPAGPGGHTEPGPKLMAVVKADAYGHGAVPVARAALAAGADWLGVATLGEAMELREAGLRAPILVLGYVDAQHAPIAADAGVTLTIASLTHAFALAETALSQPLSVHLKLDSGMSRIGVRTGEEVHQVAAALNGTPVRVTGAFTHFARADEADLAPALEQWERAQPLFDAVRSRWPADALLLHAANSAAILALPAAHLDMVRLGISLYGVYPSGEVARTVPLRQAMRLYTRVVQVKRVPAGTAVSYGGTHVTEAPAVLATLPIGYADGLLRALSNRGYVQIRGARCPMVGRVCMDQVVVDATAVPDIQEGDVATVYDEHSLADLADRAGTIPYELLCAISRRVPRVYRQPE
- a CDS encoding M20 family metallo-hydrolase, whose translation is MGAEPVHRHVSQADACARPREVAPSASGSSWLADQIAQFARFGAEEGGGVTRLAYSDADVQARRWFLRLCREMDLDVRIDPVGNIIARRPGLAPDLPAVAMGSHLDTVIRGGHYDGVLGVVAALDVIRRLQQRRIQTVHPLEVMVFAAEESTRFGVATIGSKAMAGLLDADRAAGWRDREGRTFAEVLAARGLDLRAAPSARRTEGELRAFLELHIEQGPELEASGFQIGVVHAIAAPTRLRVRVEGTPGHSGTTPMTLRQDALAAAAEVVLAVERLARAETEHRSVGTVGVLQAEPGSPNTIPGRVEMVAEFRSVDAEAKRKLVAQLMHEIHEIEHARGVRAEVEVLSDESPVRLDGDIRRCIARVCAGRGIRWQEMASGAGHDAMNMARLCPAGLVFIPCRDGISHHPDEYARERDMQTGVDVLLDTVLALAGARQEGQP
- a CDS encoding dihydroorotase, whose translation is MRICIRGGWVVDPKRAQGYQADVLLEGDRITAIAPDLDAPGAADVDARGCYVTPGLVDIHVHLRDPGFPDKETIASGSRAAAAGGVTSVVCMPNTRPAIDHPDVVRYVKETAAAASVVRVYPAGAMTKGQQGTEMTDFRALAEAGVVTFTEDGKSVMDPLVLMQAFTAAAELGMPITSHCEDHHLVRTGAMHRGWVSERLGDPGIPALAEDLIVARDILFAQHTGARLHIQHVTTESAVQLIREAKARGVKVTAEATPHHFSLTHEVLLEHGALAKVNPPLRTQRDVDAVVAGLMDGTIDAIATDHAPHTWEEKQQGLAAAPFGFVGLETLVGVTFTHLVHTGKLSVPEVIAKLTVNPARIMGLPEPRLEAGAVADVTVIDPNLEWVVDPTSFETRAKHSPMAGMRLRGKPVYTFVGGRMVYAHGRGILS